A stretch of DNA from Cryptomeria japonica chromosome 4, Sugi_1.0, whole genome shotgun sequence:
AGTACAATGTTGTAATGATTTTTCCAGTTCAGTTTCTCTAGTTCTGAATTACCTACAGGTACTGCTGCTAAATTTAATGCTTCCCACAAAGAAGCCTTGGGCATATATTCATAgacaaaaatctccaacttcatgTTGGGAACACGCATCCAGCCAAGCAGATACACAATGTTTCTATGGTGGACAAACTTAAGAGCTTCTATCTCATGGCTCGGGCTTCTACTTACGCTTTTTCCATCCTCCAGTAAATTAGAAAACTTCACAGCCACAACCATATTGTTTTCCCTTCGTCCTCCCTCGTTTACCAGAATAGCCTTGTACACTTTTCCAAAGGAATCAGAGCCAAATAGATAACTATTTCTGAATTCCTCAATGGCCTTCATGATTGCTTCGTATGTAATTCTATGCTCACCTCCGTCCAAATCCATGCTCTCTACATTGTTGGTATCCCCCTCTTTCTGTTCTTTTTTCTCTTGACCAATGCCCTTGAAATATATAAAACCTATAATGAGAAGTGTAATGGCAACCATTCCTGCAATAATAATACCATCCATGTTGCGGCTATGTTGTCTATTCCAAAACTTTTCTTATTGCCACTAGCCCTGGTCTTAGTGGGGTGCCAAACCACTTAGATCCATTTTTATCCTATCGCATTTTGTGGAGGCCAATCCACTATTTATCAAATCAATATATGTTCATCCAATCGTAtgactatctagcataacacaacttgctatccaTACATGCAAAATTTTGCAAATTATCACCCTATTGCATGGCTAGCTAGCATAACTTGCTATCCATATTGGTGACATCCTTTTTATCTTAGTAACTGCTATCTTGCATTTTTTTGTAGTAGGGTTTCTCCTCCATTAAGTGGGGTCTATTTATATTATATTAACTTGTCTACTTTGTGCTTGATTGTTTTTACTTTTCATTTTTTGTCTAACATGTTTGTCTACAACTGACATGTTTATGATGGAATACCTTACAAAAATCCAATGCAATTTTTCCCACTTAAGGAAGCTTCATTTGGTTGGCAGATTTGACTTACCCTTCATAACTCTGTAACATCActctactttagctttgcatctctCAATAATGATGTGCTCACTAAACTGGGGGCAAAATGTAGCGTCTTAAATTGCACTTTGTGCAATTCCACATCACATAGGTGCCTTCACTTTAAGTTGATTGGAGACCTTCTTCctccctttgtccttttgtttgCATGGATTGCCTTGTTAGCTCAAGATTTGGCCTTTTGATGAGTACATTGACTATTTGACTCTCTGACACTAGCGAACTATGCTAGCGTCTTGCGAATATGTCAGTCTGTAGGTGGCTATTTGAGCGTTATGCCTATGCCTGGAAGAGTTTGTAACACATTTGTCTATGGCCACTGAGATTGGGATTCTTCCCTAGGCTCTATATTTTGTCCATGGGAGCCTATTTGAGGACTTATTGATCATTGGAGAATCAATGAAAGATTACTACAACCTTTTCACAGGTTTTCTACATCTTTGTGTTGGGCTTCTTCTTCTGTTTTTCTGCCAGTATCATTGTCATAACTTGCTCATCTTCTCTCTAGCAAATTTACACATTGTTGGTGTTGAAGGGAGTCACTTTTCCTTTCACTTGTTGCATTTCTATTTCTGTTATCTCCATTagcatattattatatttattattgttattgctATTCCTTTGTTTATCTTTTGTCGAATCCATTACCTTGGTTGTtgatggaggtggaaacaccaaaacgagggTTTGACTATGGAAGGCATCTCTCCTTCTAATTTGTGTGTAGGTTTTTTGTTGAGTGAGGAGAGTTATCTTTCTAGACGCTTCATATTTGGAACTTGTGTGAGAATATTCATCCTTTTCTTTTATTCTTCACTAGTACTATTATTTTCATCATATTTGCATTGTTATCAATATTCTCAAAATAATATAGTGAAAACTTGTCCTTTGCACTCTCTATATGACCCTTTGTACTTTGTCCATATAGGATGCTAGTGCATCATGCTATCATCCCAAACCCACATGCATGATCGTCAAGGAGTCTTTGTGGCTTGTTCCTTCAAGTTTAATAGTTAGATAATCTTATTACATCTTCTATCTAGTtatatttgtttgtacatttgaATAGCTAGTTGATATCTTCTTGGCTCACTGGAGCGTTAGTTTAGTGTGGTAGCAAAAGTCAATTTTCTCCTTGAGGTCTATCACTTCAAGGGTAGAAAATCTCCTCCTCTACAAGATCCTTAAGCTTCTCCTCCACAATCTCCCATTTTTCCAATTTCTTGGGCATGTCATTGGCAACCTTCCATACCCTCTCATCTTTTTCAATGAGTGCCTACTTATCGCCTCGAGCCTCTACCTCAACCACTACTTCAAGCATGTTGATCTTTTTCTTGGTTACACTTAGTTGGGAGAGGAgccaacaaacaacaacatctttTATAGCAACCGCTTTATCCAACTTAGaaactttcttagccaaagtaggGGACTCAAGCTTGGGGGTAGAAACACCATGGGCTAGTGAAGGGGACTTTAATGGAGGGTGAAGGGGGATTTATCCTTAGAATCAATTGGAGACCAATTGAACCCATGGCTAAGTAGGATTCAAAATTCTCATCCTCCTGAAAGTCTACCAAATCAACTTCCTTTAAAGGTGGACAGGGGGTTTTTCTGTTTAGCCCCATGAATAGGGTTGAACTAGGTAGGGATAATTTTGGTCTTGGATGAGGAAGCTAAATTGGGGTTGATTTTTGAAATAGGGGCACCAAAAATCTCAACAACCAAGTTAGAGTTCACATGGGGCTAGAGGAAATCAAAGGGGTCTCACTAGATGAGATCAAAGACAAGTAAATATTGTAGAGCCTCATGATTAGGCCTTGGTGGAGGGGGAGATAATTCTTATTTTTATCCCTAACAATCAGCTGAGATAAAGAGGAACAAACCCAAAACAAGAAATTCATTTTGATGCCATACATCATGGAAAAGAGTTGGGTGTGGAATCTTTTGAATCTACCATCCGATGTGAAGTACTTCATAAGCATGAGCATCGTATCCTTCAAAACCCTAGGAAGGTCTTCTCTATTGTAGCCACTCTACACTCTTGAGACACCTTCTCATGACTTAAAGAACCTCTTGAATTCCTCTTTGTAGGACCCCTTCAACTTTTTTGAAGAAGTCACTCCCTCCAGAGATAACACATTAACAATAATGATAGTCTTCACCGAGACCATAAAGGTCGCTCCCCCAATTTTAACTTCACCTTTCTCCCAGGATTGGGAAAATTATTTGAAGAGGGCTAGTTCAAAACCCTATGCCCCTCCCACATAGGTCACAAGGTTACCCTTAACCACTTTTTGCCATAGTttagcatttttttttaaataatcaccACTATCTGGCTTGGATTGAATAAGTTCACCCCCCATAGCTAACATAGTGAGATGAGAGGTGAAAACCAGAGAGGGAATTCAAATACCAACAGTATGAAAGAGACAACATGGGTTAGAATTGGGGAAGGTGCAACTAACACTAGTACTAAATGTATGCCACCCTAGCATCAAATGATTGGTAGATAAGGTAGCTATAACaagaaataaaaagacaatttTAGGATTTTTCTATATCGTTAGACCTTATGCTAGCAAGGATAGTGGCACAAATCACATCAATAATTTCATGCAAATCTGTCCATATTTTAATATGATTGGAAAATGGTCCAAAATTATCCAACCTATCTACTATTTTATTTCCCTCTCTTTGTGTATTACTCAACATTACTTGACCAAGCCTAGGATAGAGATCAAGACACTTGGCAATGAGGTGTTCACATTTCCAATTAAGTTTGGCTTCtttttttagcattaaaatagtGTTATTTGAATCGCCTTCAATAATGATTTATCTATACCTTGCAGTTACTATTCCATGATAAACAACTACCACCTTTGCAACACTTGAGGTGGCTAGAACCATGTTGCCACTTGGGTCATGTATGATGTAACCCCCATGTGCTCAACTCGGGATACCTTTTCAATTAGTGAAAATTtgtttatatatttaatataaattttaatttttaaatttagaaaacaaATATATCaatataatttgaaaaaaaaaaaaatttcatactaATTAACATGAAGAAGATGAACTTGAAGTAAACCCTAATGATGAAATGGAAGAAATGGATGAAGAATAGGAAGGGGAGGAAGAATAGGAAGGCGGGGATGAGAGTAGCAACACTAAAAGTGAACCAGAGTCCCCGATCAAAAGCCCTATCTGCCCCAAAATCTCTGAAGACGAAGATATGGTATTGTGTTCTCCTATGTCGCTTGTGCATGATGATAGCAGTAAGATGGAAGGGAAATTACATGAAATGAGAGAGAAACTGCCAACCCTGGAACAAAAAAATGAGGAGTAGTACAGAAAAATCCAATTGTTGTGTGATGCAGTTAGCGCTCTTTACTGCATGATGGATGGTATCATGAAGAGTGTTGTTCTGGGAATTGTTTATGGATATGGCCtagaattaagaaaaataaaaagaaagtggCCAAGCAAGGAGTGAAGGAGCTAGACGAGGAAGGGAAAATGGACCAGAACGACACATGGGAACAAAACCTAGGAAGACTCAAAAGGGATTGGAATCTGCTCaagaaagagtagatattttatgttcggctccttccttttcctttttGTTTATGTTAGATACCCATGGTGGATTATCGGGGTCTACGCACCCATTTTGATACACTTTATGTTTTATGGTCATGCTAAGACTTTGATCTCTAGGTTTATGGATGATATGAATACCACAATTGTTATGTTTAGGACTACTATTAATAGGTATATTGGGACTATTATGTTTAAAAGCTAGAAGATTGTTAGAATATGTAGAAATAGCTATAGGGTTATGAGGGTTTTTTATTACTTTCGATGGGGGACTAGGTTTTTTTTCCGGCTTCTAGTGGCCGCTTGGTGATGTATTGTTGTAATCCTTGTCTCCAGTTCAGGGTCATCTCCCTACTAATCTAATCAAAAACATTATTTAGCACATATGTACTATAATATAAATTGGAATTTTCTGTTtataagatttttatttaaaagatgagATATCAATATCTAACTAATccaattaattttattaaaaataatgaataaaacttAATAAAAATGCACTTAATTATTCTCTATTAATGGATTGATAGAAAAGCATATATGATTTTATTGTTGTTTGTTTATAGGGGAGAAGATCCAATAGTTAAGCACTTTCCAATTGTTGTGATGGTAGTTATTGATTTAATACCAATATTTGTtgatttaatctccatttttttttgacaacattgcacaATAGTTGTGACCttaatacccataattgaatgaaatgtactcttagttgcaaaaaacatgctgatgtggcatcatatttgatgatgtggccatgAAACCTTAATTATAAACAGGGGACTTGTCAAGTAAGCTGCTGccaaaaattgggagtgatttgaaattttcaagtagaattttgagaagcccaaaattaagATGTTCAACTACTAGATCTTTTCCCTATAATGCAGGAAGATCTGCAGCTCCCTCCAATTTACCAGAGACATAAAGAAAAAAACACACTTATCTACATGTAGTACAATGTTATTTATAAATTGTTTAATCTTAAGctatttttcattttccagttccTGGAATATGAGAAGTGCCGTCTCCTCCCTCCATTACTCGTCGAAAGCCTCCTCCATTTTGGGTGTAGAGTGCTCCTTCCTTGCTCTTTTTATATTTCTGTGTTGCGCCCATCTCTCCATCATCTGCATAGAATACAACCATCAATATTATTATGAACAAAGTCAATAATCCCACCAGGTTAAAAAAGATTCAAGGCATCAGAAAATGACAAACATACAAAGGAGACGACAGTCAGATAGCACTATTGTCATTCCCAGTACTGAAAAGAATATTGCTGTCCATTGTCTGTCCATTTAAACAGTTTTGTTTATCTGCTGAAACACACAATACTGAACAGACAAAAGTAGTGTTGTTGTAAAATTACTTTCACAAAGATGGGTATTTATAATCACACATCAAAGACTTATTTTACTTCGTTGATTAGTTCTCTGCCTTTCTCTAATTTATAAGTCAAGGTCATTAATTTCGTTAGACATTTATAAAAGCTCTGAATATCATATTATTAGTTCCTGCTGCCTTTCAAGGAACTATTGTCGAGGGTTATCTTTAACTTTCGAATAGTTTTAAGTTCCACAGCCAATGACATTCCATACCAAAAATTTCATGAAATGCAGTTCCCTGTTTTGCTAtgtttaaattgtttaaattaAACAATTTTTAATCAAAATGCCTTAATGAAAGAATTTTATGTTTTCTCATTGGATGGAATTATTTGAGCGATATGGTTGCCTTTGCATGAAACGGGATCGGCTTTAACTGTTGCCTGCAGAGCTGGAGTGTTAGCATTTTGTAGATGGCGGAGGTGGAGGCAGTGCACACCCCAATGCAAGAGAACTCTCGGATGCAGAGGAAGGTGGCAAAAACAAAAGATCTCAGTTTGCAAGATGACCAAACGCACCATTTTTGAAGACAGGGCTGCCAAA
This window harbors:
- the LOC131874879 gene encoding L-type lectin-domain containing receptor kinase S.1-like; the protein is MDGIIIAGMVAITLLIIGFIYFKGIGQEKKEQKEGDTNNVESMDLDGGEHRITYEAIMKAIEEFRNSYLFGSDSFGKVYKAILVNEGGRRENNMVVAVKFSNLLEDGKSVSRSPSHEIEALKFVHHRNIVYLLGWMRVPNMKLEIFVYEYMPKASLWEALNLAAVPVGNSELEKLNWKNHYNIVLGVAQGLKYSHHDWRPPIIHGDIKSANILLNNEYIAHVSDFGLAKVMNSEGPSTSSSVFVGSSGYMAPDTPPVDNTDSQPATEIMETPLEDTNPESKILYTMNVDTQEENVVVDRETTEDKTIDVTNESLAPEVEINIEKHTEQSIGDTTEKPVETTEKPFEELAKKSSEVPFETQIEKPEPA